The Dama dama isolate Ldn47 chromosome 23, ASM3311817v1, whole genome shotgun sequence genome contains a region encoding:
- the MYL9 gene encoding myosin regulatory light polypeptide 9: MSSKRAKAKTTKKRPQRATSNVFAMFDQSQIQEFKEAFNMIDQNRDGFIDKEDLHDMLASMGKNPTDEYLEGMMSEAPGPINFTMFLTMFGEKLNGTDPEDVIRNAFACFDEEASGFIHEDHLRELLTTMGDRFTDEEVDEMYREAPIDKKGNFNYVEFTRILKHGAKDKDD; encoded by the exons ATGTCCAGTAAACGGGCCAAGGCCAAGACCACCAAGAAGCGGCCACAGAGGGCCACGTCCAATGTGTTCGCGATGTTTGACCAGTCCCAGATCCAGGAGTTTAAGGAGGCCTTCAACATGATTGACCAGAACCGAGACGGCTTCATCGACAAGGAGGACCTGCACGACATGCTGGCCTCAATGG GGAAGAACCCCACGGACGAGTACCTGGAAGGCATGATGAGCGAGGCCCCGGGGCCCATCAACTTCACCATGTTCCTCACCATGTTCGGGGAGAAGCTGAACGGCACAGACCCCGAGGACGTGATCCGCAACGCCTTCGCCTGCTTCGACGAGGAGGCCTCAG gtTTCATCCATGAGGACCACCTTCGGGAGCTGCTCACCACCATGGGCGACCGCTTCACAGATGAGGAGGTGGACGAGATGTACCGAGAGGCGCCCATTGATAAGAAAGGCAACTTCAACTATGTGGAGTTCACCCGCATCCTCAAACACGGCGCCAAGGACAAGGACGACTAG